The nucleotide sequence ATTGTGTCCGCACCATACTTTTGAGAAACAAGAGCTTTTTCAACTTCACCATCAATATCACTAGAGAGAGCTGAAGAACCAATATTGCTATTGATTTTACATTTTGTAGCGAGACCAATTGCCATAGGTTTTAAGTTTTTATGATTTACATTTGCGGGAATTATCATTCTTCCTCGAGCAACTTCACTACGAACAAATTCAGGGTCAAGATTTTCAATTTCAGCGATGTATTTCATTTCGCCAGTAATTTCGCCCTTTTTTGCATAGAACATTTGAGTTCTAACGGGATCATTTTGTCGAGCTTCTAACCACTCATTTCTCATTGTTTCTCCTATTGAGTAAATTCCGCTGTATTATATGGGAAAAAAACAAAATAGTTTTTTAAATAAAAACCAACAACAAAATTGCTTAAGAAAAGATATAAAAGTCGCTATAATAAAAAATAATAGAAACAAAGGATTT is from Thiovulum sp. ES and encodes:
- a CDS encoding thiamine biosynthesis protein ThiC (PFAM: ThiC family), whose protein sequence is MRNEWLEARQNDPVRTQMFYAKKGEITGEMKYIAEIENLDPEFVRSEVARGRMIIPANVNHKNLKPMAIGLATKCKINSNIGSSALSSDIDGEVEKALVSQKYGADT